A single Thunnus thynnus chromosome 6, fThuThy2.1, whole genome shotgun sequence DNA region contains:
- the LOC137184604 gene encoding deoxynucleoside triphosphate triphosphohydrolase SAMHD1-like, whose amino-acid sequence MERPADYRQWGVEETCQFLREEGLAEWEDKFREHKITGTRLENITADDLEEMGIERRGDRLRIWHIIKIKLWKIPDQSKVFNDSIHGHIKLHPLLVKIIDTPQFQRLRNIKQLGGGYFVFPGASHNRFEHSIGVAYLAGQLLQNLKTEQEELDIDDRDILCVQIAGLCHDLGHGPFSHLFDGMFIPKVRPDLKWKHETASREMFNHLVDDNGLEPVMEQYGLKLPEDQTFITEMFAGPLDTNAAQGQTWLYKGRPEDKSFLYEIVANKRNGIDVDKFDYFARDCHHLGIQNNFDHQRFIIFARVCDVDGQKHICVRDKEVGNLYDMFYTRISLHRRAYQHRVNKIIEAMITEAFVQANGHIWITNTDGEEFTLSTAIDNMEAYTKLTDSVFDEILKSSSPELAEARKILERIYSRQLYKFLGQTKAKRLLEEGAPQKKKIRNDERYIDVTKEIISIWKKELAQDLPQTQDGLKPEDFEIIKVTMNYGRRDQNPVNDVYFYSKNDHTRAFQIPQEQMSELRPTCFSETLIMVYCKRTDDNSLEAARNHFIQWCRNKGFQVGDTVGL is encoded by the exons ATGGAaagaccagcagactacaggcAATGGGGCGTAGAGGAAACGTGTCAATTCCTGCGAGAAGAAGGACTTGCAGAATGGGAAGACAAATTTAGAG AACACAAAATCACTGGTACCAGGCTGGAAAATATCACAGCTGATGATCTGGAAGAGATGGGTATTGA gAGACGTGGTGACCGCTTGAGAATCTGGCACATTATCAAGATAAAACTCTGGAAGATCCCAGACCAAAGCAAG GTGTTCAATGATTCTATCCATGGTCATATCAAGTTGCATCCGCTTCTCGTCAAAATCATTGACACACCTCAGTTCCAGAGACTACGAAACATCAAGCAGCTTGGAGGGGGTTATTTTGTTTTCCCTGGAGCATCCCACAACCGCTTTGAACACTCAATCGG GGTGGCATACTTAGCAGGACAGCTTCtacaaaatctgaaaacagaGCAGGAGGAACTCGACATCGATGACAGAGACATCCTTTGTGTGCAGATTGCTGGACTTTGCCATGACCTCG GACATGGACCCTTTTCTCATCTGTTTGATGGAATGTTCATCCCCAAAGTACGTCCAGATCTGAAGTGGAAG CATGAGACTGCCTCTCGAGAGATGTTTAACCACCTGGTGGATGATAATGGTCTGGAGCCAGTGATGGAGCAATACGGCCTGAAGCTGCCTGAGGACCAGACTTTCATCACAGAGATGTTTGCAGGACCTCTGGACACTAATGCAGCTCAAGGCCAGACG TGGCTGTATAAAGGCCGACCAGAGGACAAGTCCTTCCTCTATGAAATCGTGGCCAACAAAAGAAATGGCATTGATGTGGACAAGTTTGACTACTTTGCCAG GGACTGCCACCACCTGGGCATCCAGAACAACTTTGACCATCAACGCTTCATCATTTTTGCCAGGGTGTGTGATGTGGATGGGCAGAAGCACATCTGTGTTAGAGACAAG GAGGTGGGCAATCTGTATGACATGTTCTACACAAGGATCAGTCTCCACAGAAGAGCCTACCAGCACAGAGTGAACAAGATCATAGAAGCTAT GATCACAGAGGCCTTTGTACAGGCAAATGGGCACATCTGGATTACAAACACAGATGGGGAGGAGTTCACTCTCTCCACAGCCATAGATAACATGGAGGCCTACACCAAGCTGACAG ATTCTGTGTTTGACGAAATACTCAAGTCCTCCTCCCCAGAGCTGGCTGAGGCGAGGAAGATTCTGGAAAGAATCTATTCTCGACAACTCTACAAGTTTCTGGGCCAAACAAAGGCCAAAAGGCTGCTAGAGGAAGGGGCTccacaaaagaagaaaataagaaatgatGAAAGATACATTGATGTCACCAAG GAGATAATTTCCATTTGGAAAAAGGAACTGGCTCAAGACCTCCCTCAGACTCAGGACGGGCTCAAGCCAGAGGACTTTGAAATTATT AAAGTCACTATGAACTATGGGAGGAGAGACCAGAATCCTGTTAATGATGTATATTTCTACAGCAAAAATGATCATACCAGAGCTTTCCAGATCCCTCAAGAACAG ATGTCTGAGCTGCGCCCAACATGCTTTTCTGAGACGCTGATCATGGTTTACTGCAAGAGGACCGATGACAACAGTCTGGAGGCTGCCAGGAACCACTTTATCCAGTGGTGCAGAAACAAGGGCTTTCAG